A stretch of DNA from Micromonospora sp. WMMD1155:
TCCGATACCAGACAATTCGTCCACCCGGACCGGACATCGCGGGCTCGATACCCGAACCGGGCGGTAATCCACGCCACCCACGTACGCATGCCGCACAGTCCGCGTACGTGGGCTTGATCCACTCGACTTCGGCGAAGTTGGGGTGTCCTGGGTGACGGATACCGCCGTTTCGCCGACGTCGAGTGGATCAAGGCGGGGCGGCTACGTCGCAGAGGTAAGGACGTCAGGTGCCCAGATATCGCAGGACGGCGAGGATTCGTCGGCTGTAGCCGGCCGCGTGAGTGAGGTCGAGTTTGTCGAAGATGGCGTTGACGTGCTTCTCGACCGCACTCTGCGACACGTGCAGCCGCTGCGCGATGGCGAGGTTCGTGTGGCCCTGCGCCATCTCGTGCAGCACGTCCCGTTCGCGCGGCGTGAGCCGACCGAGCGGGTCGGGCCGCTCCGAGCCGGCCACCACCTGACGGATCACCTCCGGGTCGAGGGCGGTGCCTCCGGCGGCGACCCGGTCGAGTGCGTCGAGGAAGTCGTCCACCTGGGCGACGCGGTCCTTGAGCAGGTAGCCGACTCCTTCGGGGCGGTCGGCGAGCAGCCGGCCCGCGTACCGCCGCTCCACGTACTGGGAGAGCACCAGGACGCCGGTGTCGGGCCACCGTCGGCGGATCTCCAGGGCGGCCCGTAGCCCGTCATCGGTGTGGGTGGGCGGCATCCGGACGTCGGTGACGACCACGTCGGGACGGACTCGTCCGACCGCCTCGACGAGTTCGTCGGCGGTCCCGACACCGGCGAGCACCTCGTGGTCCTCCTCGGCGAGGAGCCGCGTCAGGCCCTCCCGGAGCAGCGTCGAGTCTTCGGCGAGGACTAGCCGCACGGCAGCTCCGCCTGCACGATCGTCGGACCGCCGGCCGGGCTGGTCACCTGCAATCGGCCGTCCAGGGCGGCGACCCGCCGGGCCAGCCCGGACAGGCCGCGCCCGGCCGGTTCCGCCCCGCCGACACCGTCGTCGTGCACGCGCATCCGGACCCACCCATCCTGTGCCTCGATGTCGACGGTGACCAGGTTAGCGGCGGCGTGTTTCGCGGCGTTGGTGAGCGCCTCGCAGGCCACGAAGTAAAGCACCGTCTCGATCTGCCGTTCGGGGCGCACCGGCAGCTCGCACCGGATCCGCACCGGCACCTCCGATCCGCGGGCGACGATGGCCAGCACCTCCCCCAGATCGTTGCTGTCCAGTGCCGACGGGTAGACCCGCCATGCCACCTCGCGTAACTCCTCGACGGCCCGCTGTACGTCCTCGTGTGCCTGCACGATCAGCGCGTGCGTACGGTCGGCGTCGCGGGCACGGCGGGCCCGGCCGAGCAGCATGCCGAGGGCGACCAGGCGTTGCTGGAGGCCGTCGTGCAGGTCGCGTTCGATGCGCTGCCGTTCGGCGTCGACAGCGGCGATGACCCCGGCCCGGCTGGTGGTGAGCTCCTGGACCCGCCGCGTCAGCTCCGCTCGACCATCCGGGCCGAGCAGTCGCCGAGCCAACCGGACGTCCAGCGCCGCGATGCTGGCGAGGGCTTGGACGTTGAGCAGCAGCAGGACCGCCCCCACTCCGATCTGGGCCAGGGCGTCGAGGAGGTCCAGCTCTCCGCGTACGGCGGCGCGCAGCACGATCCCGGCCAGCACCACGCCGATGGCCAGCACGGCGTACGCCAGCACGCCGAGCGTGCCGGGTAGCAGTCGGGCGGCCAGGTAGCCGAGCTGCCGTCGGGTCGCCACATCGTTCGCCGTGGGCAGCTCTGCCGCGGCGAGCAGCCCGCTCAGGCGGCGATGTTCCAGGTGCACCAGCCGCGTCGCGTACCTCCTGGTCAGGGCAGCGCCCCGACGGCGGCCCGCAGGCGTGACAGCGCCCAGGCTGAACGCGGCGACGAGGGCGAGGAAGGCGAACCCGACACCGGCCGTCGCGATTCCGGCGGCGACGCCGACCGGCAGCCGGAGCCGGTGCCACCACCTGCCGGGTCGCCGCTCCCCCACCATCTCGTCCACCTTTCGCGCCGAGCCCTGACGCACCGGTCGGCGGCACCGGGTGCCGCGTCAGGTGAGGCAGAGCGGAGGGAACCGGATCGGGCCGGTCAGCGCTCGTCCGAGGCCCACGAGCCGCTTCGGTAGAGGGTGCCGCGACCGGCTGGGTCGGGCACACCGTTCAGGTCGCTCTGCTCGGGAGCGGCCGGTTCGGGGTTGCGGGCGGCGCGGCGGGCGCGCAGCACACGCGACCCGACGAACCAGGCGGCCGCCGCCGCGCAGACGACGATCACCACCTTCTGGAGCATGCCGGCGTAGCCCTCGACCAGATGCCAGTTGTCGCCGAGGAAATAGCCGGCGAGCACGAACGTGGTGTTCCAGATCAGGCTGCCCAACGTGGTGTAGATCAGGAACGTGGCGACAGGCATCCGCTCCACCCCGGCCGGAATGGAGATCAGGCTCCGGAAGATCGGGATCATCCGGCCGAAGAAGACGGCCTTCACGCCGTGCCGGATGAACCACGCCTCGGTCCGGTCCACGTCGGCGAGCTTCACCAACGGCAGCCGGGCCGCGATGGCGCGCATCCGGTCGCGCCCCAGCGACGCGCCGATCAGGTAGAGCGCCAGTGCACCCACGACCGAGCCCAGCGTGGTCCAGAAGATCGCACCGACCAGACTCATCCGTCCCTGCGCCGCGACGAACCCGGCCAGCGGCAGGATCACCTCACTCGGGATCGGCGGGAAGAGGTTCTCCAGCGCCACCGCCAGGCCGGCACCGGGGCCGCCGAGCCGTTCCACCAGGTCAGTGACGTAACCGACGATCCCGCCCTGCGGCGGTTCCGCCGCGGCGGTGGGGGTTCCGGTGGCGAGCACGACGTGGGACGTTCGAATCATGCCCCCACGGTACGAAGCGATCCTGAGAGTCGACCATGAGGACGACCGCCCGACCGCACGAGTCGACCACATCGGTGGGGGTGTGGAAAACCGCACCCCGTTGCGGCTCGCGGCGGCGCAGCCGGCGTGCGTACCCCTGGATGTCGGAGAGAACGCGGTGGCGCACGCCGCCGCGGTCCGCGCGGCGCGCGCCCGGGTGGTGGTCTTCCCGGAGCTGTCGCTGACGGGGTACGAGTTGGACGCGCCGGTCGTGTCGGTCGACGACCCGCGGTTGACGCCGCTGGTCGAGGCGTGCGCGGAGACGGGCGCGTTGGCTCTGGCCGGTGCGCCGGTCGCGGGCGACCACATCGCGGTGCTGGCGGTGACCGGGGGCGGGGTGACCGTGGCGTACCGGAAGATGTGGTTGGGCGGCGCGGAGTCCCGCCGTTTCCGACCGGGCGGCGCCCCGACGGTCCTCGATGTGGACGGTTGGCGGGTGGGGTTGGCGATCTGCAAGGACACCGGGATCGCCGCACACGCGGCGCGGGCCGCCGCGCTCGGGATCGACGTGTACGCGGCGGGTGTGCTGGAGTCGGCCGAGGACTCGGCGGTGATCGACGAGCGGGCCGGGCGGATCACGGCCGCGCACCGGGTCTGGGTGGCGGTGGCGAGCTTCGCCGGCTCGACCGGTGGCGGGTACACCGAGGCGGCGGGGCGGTCGGGGGTCTGGACACCGCAGGGCGAGGTGTACGCCCGCGCGGGAGTCGAGCCGGGCGAGTCGGTCAGCGTCCGCCTCGACTGACCGGTCGCCGGACGTGACCCGACCGTGGCGGCGACCGGCGCGGTCAGGGTGACGCCGTGGTCTCCGGACGAGCGGTGCCGTTGCGTCCCCGGGCGAGTGGCGGACGGTGACCGCGTTACGGTCGGACCATGAGCACCGTCCCCTCCCGACTGTCCGTGGTCACGCTGGGTGCACGCGACGTCGCCACGCTGCGGTCGTTCTACCGGTCGCTGGGGTGGCCCGAGCTGCCGAGCAGTGACGACGGCTGGTCGGCCTTCCTGCTCGGTGGCGTCCTGCTCGCGCTCTACCCGCTGCCGGAACTGGCCGCCGAGGCGGCGCCGGGCGTGGCCGCGCCGGCCGGTGGTTGGTCCGGAGTCACCCTGGCCTGCAACGTCGACAGCCGCGCCGAGGTCGACACGGCCTTCGCCGCGGCCGTCGCGGCGGGCGCGACGGTGGTGGCGGAGCCGGTCGACCGGCCGTGGGGTGGGCGCTCCGGTTACCTCGCCGACCCGGAGGGCAACCGCTGGGAGATCGCCTGGGCGGCCACGGCCCGCTTCGACGAGCGCGGTGCTCTCCTCTCCTTCGGCTGACGTGTTTGCATGCCGACGATGACGTTGGGATGCTGCGCGGATGACATCCTTTCCCGGGACCTTCGCACCCGACGTCATCGCCTTGCCGGAGCAGGCGCAGTTCGAGGCGTTCGTCGACGAGCATCGCCGGGCGCTCGACGGCTACCTGGACGGGCTGACCGAGGAGCAGGCGCGGCGATCGTTGGTGCCGTCCCGGACCACGCTGCTGGGTCTGGTGAAGCACGCCACCTTCGTGGAGAAGGTCTGGTTCGACGAGGCCGTCACCCGCCGCTCTCGCGCCGAGATCGGCATTCCCGCGACGCCGAACGAGTCGTTCGTGCTCGACGACGACGACACGATCGCCAGCGTGCAGCAGGCCCACCGCGAGGCCTGCGAGGCCTCCCGCCGCGCGACGTCGTCGCTCGGCCTGGACGACGTGCTGCCCGGCCACCGGCGTGGCCCGCTGCCGCTGCGCTGGGTGTACCTGCACGTGCTGCGCGAGCTGGCCCAGCACTGCGGGCACGCCGAGATCCTGCGGGAGCAGATCCTGAGCGAGCAGCGCGGGTGACCCAGCCCGGTCAGCCGGCGTCCAGCACCTCCCGCAGCCGGGCCGCGAACTCCTCGGGCTTGCCCGCGTAGCCGAACTCGCCGCCGAGGAAGCCGCCGTGGTGACTGGGGAACACCACCGCCTGCTGACCGAGCAGGGCCGCCAGGCCGTGGGCCGTTCGCGCGGTGTACGTCCCCGCCGACTCCTCCCCCACCGCGATCACGATCCGGGTCGGCGCGGCGGCGAGCAGTCCCGCGTCCGGCCGGTAGTCGGTGACCGCCCACGAGTTCTTCGACAGCAACGGGTCGTCGCGGGTGCCGTCGTCGTCGGTCGACAGGCCGAACATCGCCGGGTCGGGCGTGGGCTGGGCGAAGTACGCGTCGGTGAACTCGCCCTGCCAGGACGTCATCGCGATGAACGCGGCCATGCCGGCGCCGGTCCCCTTCGCCTGGTACGCGTCGTAGAACCCGGCGCGGGCCCGCTCGGCGGCGTGGGCGTCGGGGAGCACTGCGTTGATCGGGGGTTCGTGCGCCACCAGCGTGCCGACGTCACCGGGGTACGTCGCGACGAGTTCGAGTGCCGTCACCGCGCCGCCGCTACTGGCGAACACGTCGACCGGGCCGGCACCGAGGGCCTCGACCAGCAGGTGCAGGTCGGCCGCCTGCTGCTGCGGCGTGTGGTCGATCCGGCCGTCCGTGCGGACGCTGCGGCCGAGGCCACGCGGGTCGTAGGTGACGACGGTACGGTCCGTGAAGTGCGGCGCGAGCGCGCTGAAGCCCTCCGCCGTCATCGGCTGACCGATCATCAGCAGCACGGGGCGTCCGCCGGTCGGGGGCAGCGGACCGCGGACGTCGTAGGCCAGGTCGGCACCGGGTACGGCGAGGGTGTGCGTCTGCATCGTCGTCATCCTGCGAGACTACGACCGGCGGGAGCAGGCGGACGGCCACGCCGTGCCGGCGACGGCGAACAGGTGGCCGTCGGTCGTCGACGAACGGGTCACGCCCGGGCCCACCCGCCGGTGTCGGCGAAACGACGGAGCGTCCAACGGGCCGGCGGCCAACCGCCCGGATCGTGGTCGGTCGTCCACTCGGTGATCGAGGCCGGGGGCACGTCCAGGTCGAACGCCCGGAAGACCGGCTGCGCGGCGAGCGCGTGGAACGCACCCTCGACGGTCTCGCTGTGACCGACCAGGACCACTGTGGAACCCCGGTGCCGATCGGCGATCTCCATGATCGCCCGGCTGACGCGCATCACCAGCTCGGCCCAGCTCTCGTTGCCCTCCTCGAACGGCCGGAACACACCCCCGCCGGGCACCGCGTGTTCGGTGCGGAAGCGGGCGGCCGGCAGGCCGTCGGCGTACGGGGGTGTGTGCCAGGTGCACAGGCCACAGTCGGCCACCGGCCGGACGCCGAACGCGGTGGCGATGGGTTGCGCTGTCTCGACGGCCCGCCGCAGCACGGACGAATAGACCGCGACGGGTCGGTCGGCGGCGACCTCGCCGGTGAGCCGCTTGGCGAGGTCGTCGGCCTGCTCGTGGCCGAGGGGGGTGAGGCCCCGGCATCCACGTGGTCCGCCCACGATTCCTTCGAGCTGGTGGAGCGACTCGCCGTGTCGCACGAAGATCAGACGTGTCCGCATCGGGACATCATGCCAGCGGCATAGACGCAGGTATCAGTCGTCCGTACGGCCGGTGACAATGCTGCTGGTCCGTGCGAGCAGATCGTCGAGCTGGGCGCCCGTGCGCGCTGACAATCGGTCGCGCTCCACCAACTCGGCGATGTGTTCCCGCAGCTCGGCGACGCGCTTGGCCCGGTCCCAGGTGTGGCGGTTCAGGTCGGCGAGTTCGTCGCGCAGGTCTTCGGCGGTCTTGCGGTCGACGTCACCACGGGCCAGCGCGCCGGCGAGGACGGCGGCGAACTCGCCGGTCACCTCGCGGAGGCTGACCGGCACCTGCTGCCCGGCGGTCGGGGGCGCGGTGCCGGCGGCCGGTGACGGCGAGGGCGGCGGTTTCGGTGTCGGCGACTGCGTCGTGGGTCGGGGTGCCGGGGCGGAGGCCGACGGCGCGCCGGCGACGTCGGCCCGGTCGGGTGTGCCCGAGGTGCCCAGCCGGCCCTGGGTGATCAGGGCACCGACACCGACGAGCACGGCGAGGCCGGCCGCGACCAGCACGGCGACGGGCCGGCGCGACCGGCTGCGGGACGGCACGGCGGCGACCGGGGCGGGGCGGGCGGCCGAGCGGTCGATCAGGGTGGGCGGGTGGGCGGCCGGCAGGACGCGCAGCATCTCGGTGGGCGGCTCGACCGGCTGGCCCGCCCCGAAGCGGCGGGCCAGGTGGGCGGCGCTGGGCCGGTCGGCCGGGTTCGCGGCCAGGCAGGCGAGCGTCAGGTCGGCGAGGTCGGCGGGGAGACCGGGCACCCGCAGCGGCGGCACGACAGTGCCGCGCCGGTGCACCTCCAGGGCGTCCTCCCAGCTCTGCACGGGCAGGGGGGCCTGACCGGTGAGGGTGCGGTAGAGCAGCGCGCCGAGGGCGTACACGTCGCTGGCCGGGTCGGGCGGGCCGGCTCTGAGCCGTTCCGGGGCGAAGTAGGCGGGGGTGCCCATCAGTGGTTCGCCGGACTGGCCGTCGAGCCCGCCGAGCGCGGCGATACCGAAGTCGAGCACCTTGGCGCCGGTGTCGGTGAGCATGACGTTGCCGGGCTTGACGTCGCGGTGCACGACGCCGATGCGGTGTGCGGCGGCGAGCGCGGCGGCGATCTGACCGGCCACCCGGACCGCCTCCGGCCAGGGAAGCGGGCCGTTGCGGAGCCGGTCGGCGAGATTGTGGCCCTCGACCAGCTCCATCACCAGGTACGGGACGACGGCACCGTCGACCAGGGTGGCCTCGGCGTAGTCGTACACCTGGGTGACGTGGGGGTGGGTGAGCCGGGCGGCCGCGCGGGCCTCGCGTTGGATGGTGGCCCGCAGGTGCGGGTCGGTGGCGAACTGCCCGGCGAGGACCTTGATCGCTACCGGTCGGCCTAGCACGTCGTCGTCGGCCCGCCACACCTCGGACATGCCGCCGAGGCCGATCCGCTCGTGCAGTACGTAGCGGTCGTGCAGACGGAGGGTGGGCGTGAAAGGCGACATGGTTTCACCATTCTGCCTGGCCGAGCCCTCCTCGACCACCCTCCGTGCCCGAGCCCACACTGTTCGTCCCGTGCGTGCCCGAATGAGTGCGAAGGGGTCAGGAACAGCGCGGGGTGGCAGGCAGTGGTCGCGGCAGTCGGTTGGGACCGGGGAAGCCGAGCTGGCGTGCGTCGCGCCGCGATCAGGCCGGGTAGAGGTCGTCCAGCAAACGGCGGAGGATGTCCGGGGTGCGCTCCGGCGGCTCGGCCTCGACGCAGAGCCGCTCCATGGCCACCGCGTAGTAATCCAGGTCGTCACGCTTGTCGAGGTAGAGAGCGCTGGTGAGCTGTTCGATGTAGACGATGTCGGGCAACTCCTGGTCACCGAAGCGCAGGATGGTGAAGGCGCCCCCGGCCGCGGCGTGCCCACCGGCGGCGAACGGGATGACCTGGAGCCGGATGTTCGGCGACTTGGTCGCCTCGATCAGCGCGGTGAGCTGGCCGCGCATCACCGCGGGCCCACCGATCGGGCGGCGCAGGGCCGCCTCGTCCACCACGGCCCAGAGCTGCGGCGGATTATCCCGGTGGAGCAACTGCTGCCGCTGCATCCGCAGGGCGACACGTCGGTCGATCTCGGCCGCACCGGCCGCGCCGTGCCCGAGCAGCACGACCGCCCTGGCGTAGTCCCCGGTCTGCAACAGGCCGGGCACGAACTGCACCTCGTAGCTGCGGATCAACGCGGCAGCGGCCTCCAGCCCCAGGTACGACTGGAACCAGGTGGGCAGCACGTCGCCGTAGCGGTGCCACCAGCCGGGGCTGTTGGCGTCCCGGGCGAGCTTCAGCAGCGCCTCGCGCTCGTGTTCCTCGGTGACGCCGTAGAGGGTCAACAGGTCGGAGACGTCGCGCTCCTTGAAGCCGACCCGACCCAGCTCCATCCGACTGATCTTCGATTCGGAGGAGCGGATCTCCCAGCCGGCGCCCTCACGGGTCACCCCGCTGGTCTCCCGCAGGCGACGCAACTGGGCGCCGAGCAGCATGCGCAGCACGGTCGGCCCGGTCGTCGGGCCACCCTCGGCGGGAACCATCGTCACGTGCGGACCTCCGGACACCGACCCACGCGGTCGGGTACCTGGCCCGGCCGACGTGTAAGCATGCCATGGACCGACAGTGAGGTGAACTCCTCCGCGCCGGTGAATCAGTCCCGTCGCCGGGACGACCCCACCCGGGACGGTCAGTTGATCAGGTGGTCGAAGTCCCCGTCCCGCGCGCCGAGCACGAAGGCGGCGATCTCGTCCACTGTGTAGATCAGTGCCGGCCCCTCCGGGTGCCGTGAGTTGCGAACCGCGATGCCCGCTCCCCCGGGCAGTTCGGCGAGTTCGACGCAGTTGCCGCTGGGGTTGCTGCGGCGGCTCTTCTGCCAGCTCAGCGGGGGCAACTGATGGATCGGTACGCCATTGGGTGGCTGCTGCATGGAGGCGTCTTTCTGCTCACGAGCCCGCCGGTGGCCGTGGGAGGAGCGGTGACGGCGAGGGGTGCGGTATCGACATCGGACGGTTCTGCACGTGCATCTGCTATTGCATCTGCACCGGACGGCGAGCATGATAACGCACATGATCGGTGTGCATCCGTTCACGTTGAGTCACCCCACAGGGGCAACCATCAGGTAAAACTGGCCCGACGCGGCGCACCGCGTCGGCCGAGCGTTGGAGGCGGTCGCGGCGATGGGAGGGTTCGTGCCGGATCCGATGAGTGTCGCCTCCGGCATCTGCGCGGCCGGCGCGCTTCTCTCCTCCTGGCAACTTCGCCGGCGGGCGGTGCGGGCCGAGGCCGAGATCGAGCACCTGCAGGCCGAGCTCGCCGCCGAACGCCACGCCGCCAGCCACGACCCCCTCACCGGCCTGCCGAACCGACGCGCCTTCTACCGCCTCGCGGCCGCCCTGCTCACCGACGCGGCCGGCCAGCCGCTGATCGCCGTGGTGCTCGACCTCGACGACTTCAAACAGATCAACGACCGGTACGGGCACGCCGCAGGCGACCAGGTGCTGATCAGTGTGGCCGAACGACTCGCCGGCTTCGCCGGTGACAATCTCGTCGCCCGCCTCGGCGGGGACGAGTTCGCCGGCCTGCTCGCCAGCCCGACCGTCGACCGGCGCTGGATCGAGCACTCCACCCGTCGCCTCGCCGAGACCGTCGCCGCGCCGATCCGGCTCAGCGGATGCAGCGTCCGGGTCACCGCCTCCGTCGGGCTCGCCCCGGTGACCGGTCCGGCCCAGCTCACCGAGGCGCTCAGCCGCGCCGACGCCGCCATGTACCAGGCGAAGAGCCTCGGTGGCGCCCGGTCACCCCGGCAACTGGTCGACAGCGCCGAGCGCTGACGGGTCGCCCTGGACGGGTGCGCCGAACCACCTGGGCAACGTGCCGCGCAGGTCCGCCTGATCGTCGCCCACCCACGCCACGTGGCCGTCCGGCCGCAGCAGCACGGCGGGCACCGCCAGTTCGTCGCTGACGTCGACGATGTGGTCGACCCGGTCCGCCCACCCGGCGACGGAGAGCCGGCCGGTCTGGTCGAGTAGCAGACCCCGGCCACCACGCATCAGCTCGTAGAGGCGACCGTTGTGCTTCAGCCGTACGTCGCGCAGGTGCCGGCCGAGCAGCTGGTGGCCCGCGCCGAGGTCGTACCGGACGCCGATGGCGGTGATCTTCTCGATCAGGAACCGGTTGACCTCCTCGAAGTCCAGCAGCTCCGACATCAGGTGACGCACCGCCCGGGGGCCCGGCTCCGGCGACAGCAGCACCATCTGCGCACGCGTGTTGGTGAGCACGTCGGCGGCCACCGGATGCCGCTCGGCGTGGTAGCTGTCCAGCAGCCCCTCCGGCGCCCAGCCGTTCACCTCGGCGGCCAGTTTCCAGCCGAGGTTGAACGCGTCCTGGATGCCGAGGTTGAGCCCCTGCCCACCGGTCGGCGGGTGGACGTGCGCGGCGTCACCGGCCAACAGCACCCGGCCGGTCCGGTACCGCTCGGCCAACCGGGTGGCGTCGCCGAAGCGGGACAGCCAGCGCGGCGAGTGCACGCCGAAGTCGGTGCCCGCGTACACCCGGAGTTGGGTCTTGAACTCCTCGATGGTCGGCGGGACCGAGCGGTCCTCGGCCACCCCCTCGGCGGGGACGAGGACGCGGTACACCCCGTCGCCGAGTGGCCCCAGACCGAATCGCAGGTGGGTCCGGCGGACCTCGGCCACCACGTCGGCCACCGTCTGCGGCGCGACCCCCACCTCCATCTCGCCGAGCAGCGACTCGACCTGGCTGGGCTCGCCGGGAAAGCCGACGCCGAGCAGTTTGCGGACGGTGCTGCGACCACCGTCGCAGCCGACGAGGTACCGGGAGCGCGCCCACGTACCGTCGGCGAGTTCCACCGTCACCCCGTGCTCGTCCTGGCTGAGGCCGACCAGTTCGCAGCCCCGCCGGATCTCGACGCCGACCTCGCCCGCGTGCTCGGCCAGCAGGCGGTCGGTGGTGGTCTGCGGAATGCCGAGGACATACGCGTGTGCGGTGTCCAGCCCGCCGGGTGACGGCTTGGGGATGGCGGCGAAGAAGCCACCCACCGGGTGCTGCTGTCCGAGCGCGAGGAACCGCTCCAGCAGACCGCGCTGGTCCATCACCTCGATGCTGCGCGCGTGCAGGCCGAGCGAGCGGACGAACGGGGTCGGCTCGCTGTCCTTCTCCACCACGAGCACCCGCACGCCGTGCAGGCGCAGCTCGGCGGCGAGCATCAGGCCGGTCGGTCCACCGCCGGCAATGACGACATCGATCATGATATCCCCCGGTTTCCCCAGTTTTGGGCGTCGGCAGGAGATTCTGCGGCACACCCCGGGTCTTGCCGCAAGACCCGGGGTGCGCTATATGTTGGAGGTGGCAAGGAGCGCGTGACCTCCTTGCCGTTCGTGTTCTCCGGCCCCGGAGGGACGCGGTCCCCGCTCAGCTCCGCCGGTCGAGGTCGCGCAGCGCCGCATCGGCGAGAGCGACCAGACCGACGTCGGACACCAGCCCCCGCACGATCCGCGCCGCCCGCTCCCGCTCGGCCGTCTCGGCGTGCGGATCCAACGCCTGGCGGGTCCAGTCGGAGAGGTCGTCCAGCGCGCGGACCGCGAGGAACCAGGCGAGACGGGCGCTGTCGATGTCGACCGGCCCGTACCCGGCGAGGGCGGCCTCCTGCTCGGCGGCGCTGACCGGGGCGAACGCCAGCACGCCACCGACCACGAACATCAGGTCACACTCGGGCGGCGCGAGCACCGCGTCGTCCCAGTCGATCAACCAGACCTGCCCGTCCGCGCCGAGCAGCAGGTTGCCCAGGTGCGGGTCACCGTGGCAGACCACGTCCGGGCCGGGGCCGATCCCCTGGTCGGCGGCGAGGCGTTCGACGTGCCGGGTCAGCGCGTCCACGCGGTCGGCCACCGCGGACCACTGGCGGGCCAGTTCGGCGGCGAGCGGTCCGGCCGGGTCGCGCAGCCGCTCGGCCACCGCGCGGGTCGAGGCCACGATCGAGGGGTACGCCGCGCCGCCCGTCGGCAACAGCCGTCGCAGCCGCTCGGTCACCGGCACCGCGTGCACGGCGGCCAGCACCTCACCGTACGCGCGCCAGTGCGCGTCGGTCATCGGGCCGTCGAGGGCCCGCTGGTCGGAGACCCAGGGCACCACCGAGAGGCGCCACCCGTCGTGGTCGACGGATAGGCCACCGTCGCGGGTCCGCAGCGGGGCGGCGATCCCCGGCACCCCCTGGTCGGCCAGGTACGCCGTGACGACCAGGCCGGCGGCGGTGCCGCCACCGCTCAGTTTGACCGCGTAGCGGCCGCCGTCGACGGTGCGGGCCAGCCACAGGCGGGCGCGCTGGTCCGCACCGTGGGTCACCAGCTCCATCGCGGAGATGCTCAGGCCGAAGCCTGCCCGGACCTGCTCGGCCACCCGCCGCGGGACGTCCTCGATCATGCGGTCACCATGCCACCGGCCGGCAGACCCGACCAGCGCATTAGGTCTTGCCGAGGTGTCCCGAGTCGGCATCCGGGTATGGGGAGACGGTAATCCTCACCCGACGGCGGAAGGGAATCGACGTGGCGAGCATCCGCGCCCTCGTACTCAACTGCACCCTCAAGCCGTCACCCGCACCGTCCAGCGCCGAGCAGCTCGCCCGGGAGGTGCTCGCCGAGTTGGCCGCGCAGGGCGTGGAGGGCGAGCTGGTCCGGGTCGTCGACCACGACGTGCGCTTCGGGGTGTCCACCGACGAGGGCGACGGCGACGGCTGGCCGTCGATCCGCGCCAAGCTGCTGGCATCCCAGGTGCTCGTCATCGCCACGCCGATCTGGCTCGGTCAGCCGTCCAGCGTCTGCAAGATGGTCCTGGAACGCCTCGACGCCGAACTCTCCGAGACCGACGACGAGGGCCGACTGCTCACCTACGGCAAGGTGGCCGGTGTGGCGGTCGTCGGCAACGAGGACGGCGCGCACCACACCATCGGCCAGGTGCAGCAGGCGCTCAACGAGGTCGGGTTCACCCTCGCGGCGGCCGCCGCCACCTACTGGGTCGGCGAGGCACTGCACACCGTGGACTACCGCGACGCCGGCCCGAAGCCGGACACCACCGGCCGCACCACCAGGGCACTGGCGCTCAACAGCGCACACCTGGCGCGGCTGCTCGCCGAGCAGCCGTACCCGCCACCGGACGCACGCAGCGCGGCCGTCGACCCGAGTCGCGAATCGGCCTGACCGACGACCCGCTGGACAGCGATCCGGTCAGCGCCAGCCGTAGCCGGCGCGCAGCGCCTGCCCGACCCGGTCGAACCGGGGCCGGTCCAACACGGCGCCCTCGCGGCGGATGCTGTCCTCCCGCATGGTGAGCACCCGGTCCAACCGAACCCAGCTCGGTCGGTTGTCCCGGTCCCACTCGCCCGGCCCGAGCGCGAACCAGTGCCGCTGCCCGTCGCGCTCACTCTGGCTGGACAACATCAGCCCGAACAACGTGCGGCTGTGGCGCCCGACGACCAGCACCGGCCGGTCCTTGCCCTG
This window harbors:
- a CDS encoding VOC family protein, whose protein sequence is MSTVPSRLSVVTLGARDVATLRSFYRSLGWPELPSSDDGWSAFLLGGVLLALYPLPELAAEAAPGVAAPAGGWSGVTLACNVDSRAEVDTAFAAAVAAGATVVAEPVDRPWGGRSGYLADPEGNRWEIAWAATARFDERGALLSFG
- a CDS encoding response regulator transcription factor, with product MRLVLAEDSTLLREGLTRLLAEEDHEVLAGVGTADELVEAVGRVRPDVVVTDVRMPPTHTDDGLRAALEIRRRWPDTGVLVLSQYVERRYAGRLLADRPEGVGYLLKDRVAQVDDFLDALDRVAAGGTALDPEVIRQVVAGSERPDPLGRLTPRERDVLHEMAQGHTNLAIAQRLHVSQSAVEKHVNAIFDKLDLTHAAGYSRRILAVLRYLGT
- a CDS encoding histidine kinase, which codes for MVGERRPGRWWHRLRLPVGVAAGIATAGVGFAFLALVAAFSLGAVTPAGRRRGAALTRRYATRLVHLEHRRLSGLLAAAELPTANDVATRRQLGYLAARLLPGTLGVLAYAVLAIGVVLAGIVLRAAVRGELDLLDALAQIGVGAVLLLLNVQALASIAALDVRLARRLLGPDGRAELTRRVQELTTSRAGVIAAVDAERQRIERDLHDGLQQRLVALGMLLGRARRARDADRTHALIVQAHEDVQRAVEELREVAWRVYPSALDSNDLGEVLAIVARGSEVPVRIRCELPVRPERQIETVLYFVACEALTNAAKHAAANLVTVDIEAQDGWVRMRVHDDGVGGAEPAGRGLSGLARRVAALDGRLQVTSPAGGPTIVQAELPCG
- a CDS encoding alpha/beta hydrolase; protein product: MTTMQTHTLAVPGADLAYDVRGPLPPTGGRPVLLMIGQPMTAEGFSALAPHFTDRTVVTYDPRGLGRSVRTDGRIDHTPQQQAADLHLLVEALGAGPVDVFASSGGAVTALELVATYPGDVGTLVAHEPPINAVLPDAHAAERARAGFYDAYQAKGTGAGMAAFIAMTSWQGEFTDAYFAQPTPDPAMFGLSTDDDGTRDDPLLSKNSWAVTDYRPDAGLLAAAPTRIVIAVGEESAGTYTARTAHGLAALLGQQAVVFPSHHGGFLGGEFGYAGKPEEFAARLREVLDAG
- a CDS encoding DinB family protein, with translation MTSFPGTFAPDVIALPEQAQFEAFVDEHRRALDGYLDGLTEEQARRSLVPSRTTLLGLVKHATFVEKVWFDEAVTRRSRAEIGIPATPNESFVLDDDDTIASVQQAHREACEASRRATSSLGLDDVLPGHRRGPLPLRWVYLHVLRELAQHCGHAEILREQILSEQRG
- a CDS encoding carbon-nitrogen hydrolase family protein, which codes for MENRTPLRLAAAQPACVPLDVGENAVAHAAAVRAARARVVVFPELSLTGYELDAPVVSVDDPRLTPLVEACAETGALALAGAPVAGDHIAVLAVTGGGVTVAYRKMWLGGAESRRFRPGGAPTVLDVDGWRVGLAICKDTGIAAHAARAAALGIDVYAAGVLESAEDSAVIDERAGRITAAHRVWVAVASFAGSTGGGYTEAAGRSGVWTPQGEVYARAGVEPGESVSVRLD
- a CDS encoding DedA family protein, with the translated sequence MIRTSHVVLATGTPTAAAEPPQGGIVGYVTDLVERLGGPGAGLAVALENLFPPIPSEVILPLAGFVAAQGRMSLVGAIFWTTLGSVVGALALYLIGASLGRDRMRAIAARLPLVKLADVDRTEAWFIRHGVKAVFFGRMIPIFRSLISIPAGVERMPVATFLIYTTLGSLIWNTTFVLAGYFLGDNWHLVEGYAGMLQKVVIVVCAAAAAWFVGSRVLRARRAARNPEPAAPEQSDLNGVPDPAGRGTLYRSGSWASDER